One window of the Populus nigra chromosome 4, ddPopNigr1.1, whole genome shotgun sequence genome contains the following:
- the LOC133691485 gene encoding B-box zinc finger protein 21-like: MKIQCDVCNKEEASVFCTADEAALCNTCDHRVHHANKLASKHQRFSLLHPSSKNFPICDICQEKRAFLFCQQDRAILCRDCDGPIHTANEHTQKHNRFLLTGVKLSATSAVYISSSSVTNSGGDLVPDSTSQQQQQQQSIKKPVFGAPVNSNPPTVPSTLSTNTVVNKGGDNLVTNEGFGSTTSSTISEYLMETLPGWHVEDFLDSSTTPFGFCKIDDGLLPFMDTHDLESNMSSFSSESLGIWVPQAPSTPYISQQYYYPQLVGQSGFKEIKETTNMKANRRLADDVFTVPQISLPANISSKRSRPLW, translated from the exons ATGAAGATCCAGTGCGATGTTTGTAACAAAGAAGAGGCATCGGTGTTTTGCACCGCTGACGAGGCAGCTCTTTGCAACACCTGTGACCACCGTGTTCACCATGCCAACAAGCTTGCTTCAAAGCACCAACGTTTTTCCCTTCTCCATCCTTCCTCAAAAAACTTCCCCATCTGTGATATCTGCCAG GAGAAACGGGCTTTCTTGTTCTGTCAGCAAGACAGGGCGATTTTATGCAGAGACTGTGATGGTCCGATACACACAGCAAACGAGCATACCCAGAAGCACAACAGGTTTCTTCTCACAGGAGTCAAGCTCTCTGCTACATCTGCTGTTTATATATCTTCTTCCTCTGTCACCAACAGTGGCGGTGATCTCGTTCCTGATTCAACGtctcaacagcagcagcagcagcaatcaaTCAAGAAACCTGTGTTTGGTGCTCCAGTGAATTCCAATCCACCTACAGTTCCCAGTACCTTATCTACAAACACAGTAGTAAACAAGGGTGGGGATAATTTGGTAACAAATGAAGGGTTTGGCTCAACAACAAGTAGTACTATATCAGAGTACTTGATGGAGACCCTTCCTGGCTGGCATGTTGAAGACTTTCTTGATTCCTCTACTACTCCCTTTGGTTTCTGTAAG ATTGATGATGGTCTATTGCCGTTTATGGATACTCATGATCTTGAGAGCAACATGAGTTCTTTCTCATCAGAAAGTTTGGGGATTTGGGTCCCTCAAGCACCATCTACTCCATACATATCTCAACAGTATTATTATCCACAGTTGGTAGGGCAAAGTGGGTTCAAGGAGATAAAAGAGACCACAAACATGAAAGCTAACAGAAGGTTGGCAGATGATGTCTTCACTGTTCCACAGATCAGCCTCCCAGCCAATATAAGCTCTAAGAGATCTAGGCCCTTATGGTAG